One uncultured Carboxylicivirga sp. genomic window, TTTCATCAAGTGTGAGAGCTCATCCACTAGAAATATTCCTGATTATTCTAATGGCCGGCTATATGTCAGGCATCCTTGGTATGTTTTTGGCGATACCCGTTTATACAATTATCAGGGTGGTTGCCAGAGAGTTCTTCTTTAATTATAAGTTGGTTAAAAAACTTACCGAAAACTTAAAAGAATAAAAGAGAAAAAAATCTTTAAAATAAAAAGAACCTCTTAAACAATCTTCAACTTAAATCGTTATGAATGGTTAAAAGTTGAAATGTTAAAAAAGATTAATTGTCATTAACTCTAAATCTTCTGATTAGATGACACTTACGTATGTGAGTAACTTCTGTTAGATGATAAATAATACGTTAATATGGTTCAAACTTTATCTAAGTCCCGTTCTTCCGGGAAGATTTTCTTAAAGTTTTTCTTACTTTTTTTTGTTGTTCTATCAACAATAAATGCTGGTGCAGAAGAAAAACGCGGTAAAAAGGGAACTCCCGAACCTGATTTAAAAGTAGGCGAACGGCTGTATTATGGATTAATCCCAATGGGAGAAGATGCGAAAGCTTGTGCATCATGTCATACCTATTACACTTCCGACACCATCAATTGGAATCCTTCAGCATTGGAAATGGCCAAAGTAGCTGCTGATATGGATCTTGCAACTTTTAAAAGTCACTTGTTGACACCGTCAGGTGCAATGAGGGAGAAGGTTCATATCAATTTTGAATTGACAGATGAGCAGCTGTTTCATCTTCATGGTTATCTTACCGAATTATCCCAAAATGGTGTTCCAGAAAAGAAAATGTCAATCAATACCATTTTGATTTTCCTGTTGTTGGGAGTATTAATGGCTGTTGCTTTGGTTGATATCTTTTTTACCAAAAGGGTTAAGTTTAAACTTGTTCATATTCTTATTATTATGGGAGGACTGGCCTATCAGGGTAAAGTTATTGCACATACTTTAACTGATTTTGGAAGAAGTCCGGATTATATGCCTGATCAACCCATTAAATTTTCGCATAAAGTGCATGCTCAGGATAATCAGATAGATTGTAATTACTGTCATTATAATGCTCAACACGGAAAGTCGGCCGGAATTCCAAGTGCTGGTTTATGTATGAACTGTCATATGGTAGTGCGTAATGGTACTAATTCCGGGCAGTTTGAAATTGCCAAGGTTGTTGATGCTTATGAGAATAATAAAGACATTGAGTGGATACGAATTCATAATTTACCGGACCATGTTTATTTTAATCATTCTCAACACGTAAATGCTGGTCAACGAGATTGTGCCGAATGTCATGGAAAAGTTGAAGAGATGCACATTCTTAAGCAAGAAAATGATCTGTCAATGGGCTGGTGTTTAGATTGTCATAAAAAGACCAATGTAAACTTCTACGATAACGATTATTACAAAACATTTGAAGCCTTGCATAAAGATATTGCAGAAGGAGCTCTTGACTCAATTAAGGCTGCTGATGTTGGTGCAAATGATTGTATGAATTGTCATCATTAATCAAAGAGAAATTTAATTAAGGAATTGCCTTGTTACCCAAAATAAATCAGTTATTACTATGAAGCAATACTGGAAAAGCATTGAAGAATTAATACCCGAGGAAGAAGTTGTTCAGGAGAAGAAGTCTTCTTATGTATTGAGCGACGGGAAGGATTCTTCAACAAATTCGCGTCGCGACTTTCTGAAGTACTTCGGATTTAGTATCGCCTCGGCTGCTGTTCTGGCAGGATGCGAACGCCCTGTAAAGAAAGCCATCCCTTTATTGATACAGCCGGAAGAGGTGAAGCCCGGTACAGCTAATTATTACGCATCGTCGTTTTACGATGGATCAGAAATGGTGCCTATACTGGTTAAGGTCAGAGACGGTCGCCCAATAAAGATTGAAGGAAATGACATGTGTAAGATGACCGGAGGTTCGGCATCAGCAAGAATACAGGCCTCTTTACTCAATTTATATGATGAGTCACGTCCGGCTCAACCAATGCAGGATGGGAAAGCTACAACCTGGGAACAGGTGGATGCTGATTTGTTGAAGATATTGAGTGAATGGGATGCAGGGAAGGAATTTGTGATTCTGACATCAACTATCATAAGTCCTTCAACAAAAAAGCTACTGGCTGATTTTAAAGCAAAATATCCATTTGTTGTTCATGAAATATTTGATGCATATTCGTATTCAGCATTGCGCGAATCATTTGCATTAAATTATGGTGAAGCAATCGTACCTTCTTACCGTTTTAATGCGGCTAAACTGGTTGTTGGTTTTAATGCTGATTTTCTGGGGACCTGGTTGCAACCGGTTACTTTTGGTCGTCAGTATGCTTCAGCAAGGAAGTTAACCGAAGGACAACGCGAGATGATGCGTCATGTACAGTTTGAATCCACCATGACGTTAACGGGTTCAAATGCCGATGAACGTGTTCCGATGGCTGCTTCAGACGAAGCACATTATATCGCAGCCTTATTTTCTGTATTAGCCGGTAAAGCCGGTGTGTCAGCACCAACAGTAAGCGCACCTGAACAAATACAAAAAATTGCAGAAGAACTTTGGTCTGCAAAAGGTAAATCCCTGGTTGTGTCGGGCAGTAATGATGTGGATGTCCAATCAATGGTATGTGGTATCAATCATATCCTCGAAAGTGAAGGGAATACCATTCGCTTGGATTACCCAATCAGTTTATTTGAAGGAAAGGATAAGGATTTTGAAGATCTGTTAAACAGAATTGAAGCAGATCAGGTAGGAGCTGTTATGTTATGGAATACCAATCCTTTGTATCACCTTCCTTTGGATGAAAAAACTCAGAATGTACTTGCTAAAGTAGATTTGAAAATTGCGGTTCATTCGCAGCAAACAGAATCTGCATTAGCATGCAAATATGTTTTGCCGGCTCCTCATTTTCTCGAAAGTTGGGATGACTCAGAGTTGGTTTCAGGATTATTTACACTAACTCAACCTGCTATACGTCCTTTATTTAAAACACGTCATGCTCAGGAAAACCTGATGGCATGGGCTGGTATTGAGGGTAAGTATTACGATTTTATCAAGTTAAACTGGAAAGAGAATATCTATAATATCACCTTGTCACAAGGTAAACAGTTCGAAACATTCTGGAAGACTTCTCTTAGAGATGGTTTGGTATTTGATGAGACAAAGAAAAAAAGTGTTCCTTCCTTTTCTGGGGTTGACACCAGTTTTATATCAAAGTATGCCAATCCTGTTTCAGGAAATGAATTAGAGCTTATACTTTATCAGAATGTTCCAATTGGAGATGGAACATTGGCAAATAATCCCTGGTTACAGGAATTGCCCGATCCGGTTAGTCGCGTTTGTTGGGATAACTATGTAGCTGTTTCGCCAGCATTCGCTGCGTTAAGAGGATGGAGTCAGGGTGATATTGTTGCAGTGAATGGAATTGAATTACCTGTTTTGATTCAACCGGGGCAGGCAAGAAATACCTTGGCTATTGCGGTTGGTTACGGACGTAAGAATGCCGGCCGAGTTGCAACTGATCTGGGTAAGAATGTTTATCCTTTAGTAAAAATGAAGAATGGCAATCGCCAGTATTTCGTTGAGAATGTTGATGCTGTTGCAACAGGAGCAACCTATGAGTTGGCTGCCACACAGTCTCATCATTCCATGGAAGGACGAGCATTGGTGAGAGAAACAACCATTGCTGAATACTTAAAGAATCCAGCCTCAGGAAATGAAAAACACGAAGAGGTTGAAAAATTGCATACAACCCTTTATCATGAGCATGAATACAAAGGACATCATTGGGGATTGGTTATCGATCTGAATTCATGTATTGGTTGTAATGCTTGTGTTGTAGCTTGTTCGGCGGAGAATAATGTGCCTGTTGTAGGACGAAATGAAGTACGCAGATCACATGAAATGCACTGGTTAAGATTGGATCGTTATTACGCAGGCGAATCTGATAATCCCGAAGTGGTTCGTCAACCGGTTATGTGTCAGCATTGCGATAATGCTCCTTGTGAGAATGTTTGTCCGGTAGCTGCTACGAACCATAGCTCCGAAGGTATTAACCAGATGGCTTATAACCGTTGTATTGGTACTCGTTATTGTAATAATAACTGTCCTTATAAAGTGCGTCGTTTTAACTGGTATGATTATACCGGAGCCGACACTATTCCAAATAACCGTGTCGATCCTGCCGGAATGACCCTTGATCTTAAACGAATGGTTCTCAATCCGGATGTTACCATACGTGCTAAAGGAGTTATTGAGAAATGTTCGATGTGTATTCAGCGTATTCAGGAGAAGAAATTAACAGCTAAGCGTGAAGGAAGAATGCTGGAAGACGGAGAAATTAAAACAGCATGTCAACAGACTTGTCCTGCCGATGCGATCACTTTTGGTGATGTGAATGATCCAAACAGTAAAGTATCTAAATTATTGAAAGATGCCCGTCATTATGGATTATTGGAAGAGCTGCATACCTTACCATCGGTTGTTTATTTGAGTAAAGTAAGAAATAAAGATCAAAATAAAACGCTAAGCTAATGTACGTATCGCCAGTAAGAGAACCGCTCATTAGCGGAGAAAAAAGCTATAGTAAAGTCACCGAGGAAATATATGCACCGATGACAGGCCGGCCGGGTAAAACCTGGTATGCTGGTCTTACATTGGCACTTATTGCATTGATGTTTGGTTTGTTTTCCATCTTTGTTACGGTATGGGATGGAATAGGAACCTGGGGACTGAACCGAACCATCGGTTGGGGTTGGGGTATTACCAACTTTGTATGGTGGGTTGGTATTGGTCATGCCGGTACATTTATTTCTGCCATCTTATTATTATTCCGTCAGAAGTGGCGTACATCCATTAACAGAAGTGCAGAGGCAATGACCATCTTTGCTGTAATGTGTGCCGGGCTCTTCCCACTGATTCACATGGGACGTTTGCCTCTGGGATTTTTTATTTTTCCATATCCAAACACACGGGATGTATGGGTCAACTTTAACTCCCCACTTCTTTGGGACGTTTTTGCCATATCAACCTACCTGACTGTTTCTTTATTATTCTGGTATATGGGATTGATTCCTGATATTGGTACAATACGCGACAGACTTAAAAATGGTATTAAAAAGAAGATTTATGCTTTTTTGAGTTTTGGTTGGACAGGATCAGCTCGTCACTGGATGAGACATGAATCGATGAGTTTGATTTTGGCAGGTTTGGCTGCTCCATTGGTACTTTCAGTGCATACCATTGTAAGTTTCGACTTTGCCACCTCAGTTATACCGGGTTGGCATACAACCATCTTTCCGCCATATTTTGTGTCGGGTGCGGTATTCTCAGGTTTTGCCATGGTATTGACCTTGATGATTATTACCCGAAAAGCGATCAATCTGGAAGACTATATTACCAAGGCGCATCTTGAATCGATGAACAAGATTATTATTGCGACAGGTTCAATTGTAGGTATAGCATATATTACTGAGTTGTTTATAGCCTGGTATTCAGGTGTTATATATGAACAATATGCTTTCATTAACCGTGCTTTCGGACCTTATTGGTGGGCTTACTGGATTATGATGACCTGTAATGTTATTACTCCTCAGTTATTCTGGATTAAAAAGATACGACGCAGTTTTGTTGCTACTTTTATCATCTCAATTTTTGTAAATATTGGTATGTGGTTCGAACGCTTTGTAATTATTGTTACTTCTCTGCACCGCGACTTTCTGCCATCAAGCTGGAGTATGTATTCTCCAACATGGGTTGAAGTTGGAATCTACTTAGGAACTTTTGGATTGTTCTTTACATTGTTCTTCTTGTTTATTCGCTTCTTCCCGGTAATTGCTATTGCTGAAGTGAAGAGTGTTTTGAAAACATCTGCAGAGAAATTTATTAAAAAAGGAAAATAAAGAGCTATGAAGAATAAGACATACGTTTCAGGATATTTTCCGGATGATAAGGATTTGATAGTAGCCATCAAAGAGCTACAGGAAAAAAATGTGGATATCACTGATGTCCGGACTCCTTTTCCTGTGCATGGATTAGATAAAGTATTAAAGATGCGCCGTTCAAGATTGCCACGGGCTGGTTTTGTGGCGGGAGCAATTGGTTCCATGATTGGTTTTGGTTTTCAGGCCTGGGTTTTTACTGAAGCATGGCCATTAAATTTTGGTGGTAAACCCTACTTATCGGTGCCTTCATTTGTTCCTGTAACTTTTGAATTAACTGTGTTGTTTGCAGCTTTCGCATTAGTTTTTGGCTTTCTTATTAGAAGTAGTCTGGGGCCGGGAGCCGATAATCATATTTTTGATGAAGAAGTAACCAATGATCGATTCCAGATTTTATTGGAAGCCAAAGAAGAAAATGCTGAGTCACTGCAGGAGTCATTGCAATCGGTGGGAGCATTGGGAGTTCAATTACACGAAGTTAAATCATAAACGATAATCATGTATAAGTCATTTGAATTTACGCAAAAGCTAAAAACCTTCTTGATTGTGCTAATGGTTATCGGGGCTGTATTAACAGTTGCCGGGGTGTTTTTGAACCTCGACCATTCTCATCGGATATGGGCAAATGTGCTGTTAAATGGTTTTTATTTCACCGCCATTGCAATGGGAGGAGCCTTTTTTGTGGTGGTTCATATATTAGGTGAGTCGGGCTGGCATACCGCAATTCAACGTATCCCTGAGGCCATGGGACAATATGTTCCATATGGTGGAGTGATTATGTTATTGGTGTTGGTTGGTATGCACGATATTTATCACTGGAGTCATACCGAGGATATGGATGAAATACTGCAAGGTAAGAGTGGCTTTTTAAATCCCGTGTTTTTTAGTATTCGTACAGTTGTTTATATCGCACTCTGGACTTTTCTTGTGAGAAAAATACGTAAGCTATCATTGGCCTCTGATGGATCAACTGATTTAAAGCTTTTTACCCGTAGTCGTAACTGGGCCGGTGTTTTTATTGTGTTATTTGCCATAACCAGTTCTACTTCAGCTTGGGATTGGATTATGTCTGTTGATGCCCATTGGTACAGTACCTTATTTGGATGGTATATCTTTGTGAGTTCTTTTGTATCGGCAGTTGCGGTAATCATCATTTTGTTGTTTGTTTTAAGACGAATGGGTTATATGGATCATGTAAATGATGAACACATGCATGATTTAGGAAAATATCTGTTTGGCTTTAGTATATTCTGGATGTATCTGTGGATATCGCAGTATTTGTTGATCTGGTACAGTAATATACCTGAAGAGACAGTTTACTTTGTAAAACGTCAGAATGATTTTCAAATCATATTCTGGGCTAATATTCTGATCAACTTCTTAACACCGTTTTTAGTTCTGATGCCACGCGGTACCAAGCGTAAAATGAATTGGTTGCTAATTGCTGCAGTAATTGTTTTTGTTGGTCACTGGATAGATTTATATGTAGCTATTTGGC contains:
- a CDS encoding TAT-variant-translocated molybdopterin oxidoreductase produces the protein MKQYWKSIEELIPEEEVVQEKKSSYVLSDGKDSSTNSRRDFLKYFGFSIASAAVLAGCERPVKKAIPLLIQPEEVKPGTANYYASSFYDGSEMVPILVKVRDGRPIKIEGNDMCKMTGGSASARIQASLLNLYDESRPAQPMQDGKATTWEQVDADLLKILSEWDAGKEFVILTSTIISPSTKKLLADFKAKYPFVVHEIFDAYSYSALRESFALNYGEAIVPSYRFNAAKLVVGFNADFLGTWLQPVTFGRQYASARKLTEGQREMMRHVQFESTMTLTGSNADERVPMAASDEAHYIAALFSVLAGKAGVSAPTVSAPEQIQKIAEELWSAKGKSLVVSGSNDVDVQSMVCGINHILESEGNTIRLDYPISLFEGKDKDFEDLLNRIEADQVGAVMLWNTNPLYHLPLDEKTQNVLAKVDLKIAVHSQQTESALACKYVLPAPHFLESWDDSELVSGLFTLTQPAIRPLFKTRHAQENLMAWAGIEGKYYDFIKLNWKENIYNITLSQGKQFETFWKTSLRDGLVFDETKKKSVPSFSGVDTSFISKYANPVSGNELELILYQNVPIGDGTLANNPWLQELPDPVSRVCWDNYVAVSPAFAALRGWSQGDIVAVNGIELPVLIQPGQARNTLAIAVGYGRKNAGRVATDLGKNVYPLVKMKNGNRQYFVENVDAVATGATYELAATQSHHSMEGRALVRETTIAEYLKNPASGNEKHEEVEKLHTTLYHEHEYKGHHWGLVIDLNSCIGCNACVVACSAENNVPVVGRNEVRRSHEMHWLRLDRYYAGESDNPEVVRQPVMCQHCDNAPCENVCPVAATNHSSEGINQMAYNRCIGTRYCNNNCPYKVRRFNWYDYTGADTIPNNRVDPAGMTLDLKRMVLNPDVTIRAKGVIEKCSMCIQRIQEKKLTAKREGRMLEDGEIKTACQQTCPADAITFGDVNDPNSKVSKLLKDARHYGLLEELHTLPSVVYLSKVRNKDQNKTLS
- the nrfD gene encoding NrfD/PsrC family molybdoenzyme membrane anchor subunit produces the protein MYVSPVREPLISGEKSYSKVTEEIYAPMTGRPGKTWYAGLTLALIALMFGLFSIFVTVWDGIGTWGLNRTIGWGWGITNFVWWVGIGHAGTFISAILLLFRQKWRTSINRSAEAMTIFAVMCAGLFPLIHMGRLPLGFFIFPYPNTRDVWVNFNSPLLWDVFAISTYLTVSLLFWYMGLIPDIGTIRDRLKNGIKKKIYAFLSFGWTGSARHWMRHESMSLILAGLAAPLVLSVHTIVSFDFATSVIPGWHTTIFPPYFVSGAVFSGFAMVLTLMIITRKAINLEDYITKAHLESMNKIIIATGSIVGIAYITELFIAWYSGVIYEQYAFINRAFGPYWWAYWIMMTCNVITPQLFWIKKIRRSFVATFIISIFVNIGMWFERFVIIVTSLHRDFLPSSWSMYSPTWVEVGIYLGTFGLFFTLFFLFIRFFPVIAIAEVKSVLKTSAEKFIKKGK
- a CDS encoding cytochrome c3 family protein, translating into MVQTLSKSRSSGKIFLKFFLLFFVVLSTINAGAEEKRGKKGTPEPDLKVGERLYYGLIPMGEDAKACASCHTYYTSDTINWNPSALEMAKVAADMDLATFKSHLLTPSGAMREKVHINFELTDEQLFHLHGYLTELSQNGVPEKKMSINTILIFLLLGVLMAVALVDIFFTKRVKFKLVHILIIMGGLAYQGKVIAHTLTDFGRSPDYMPDQPIKFSHKVHAQDNQIDCNYCHYNAQHGKSAGIPSAGLCMNCHMVVRNGTNSGQFEIAKVVDAYENNKDIEWIRIHNLPDHVYFNHSQHVNAGQRDCAECHGKVEEMHILKQENDLSMGWCLDCHKKTNVNFYDNDYYKTFEALHKDIAEGALDSIKAADVGANDCMNCHH
- a CDS encoding DUF3341 domain-containing protein, yielding MKNKTYVSGYFPDDKDLIVAIKELQEKNVDITDVRTPFPVHGLDKVLKMRRSRLPRAGFVAGAIGSMIGFGFQAWVFTEAWPLNFGGKPYLSVPSFVPVTFELTVLFAAFALVFGFLIRSSLGPGADNHIFDEEVTNDRFQILLEAKEENAESLQESLQSVGALGVQLHEVKS